A single genomic interval of Tsukamurella paurometabola harbors:
- a CDS encoding DUF721 family protein produces the protein MTGQDDDGQLHGSDIARRALEEARAAAKAAGKSVGQGRSEPMTGGVRRLRRGSKRWSGPSADSRDPQPFGALIGGIAKARGWDQKVSEGTVLGCWESVVGADVAAHARAVSLREKVLYVSAESTAWATQLRLMQSQLLAKINAAVGQGVVTSLNITGPSAPSWRKGPLHVPGRGPRDTYG, from the coding sequence ATGACCGGGCAGGACGACGACGGGCAGTTGCACGGGTCCGACATCGCGCGGCGGGCGCTCGAGGAGGCGCGCGCGGCGGCCAAGGCGGCGGGCAAGTCCGTCGGCCAGGGACGGTCCGAGCCGATGACCGGCGGGGTGCGCCGCCTGCGCCGCGGCTCGAAGCGGTGGAGCGGACCGTCGGCGGACAGCCGCGATCCGCAGCCCTTCGGTGCGCTCATCGGCGGCATCGCCAAGGCGCGCGGATGGGACCAGAAGGTCAGCGAGGGAACGGTTCTCGGGTGCTGGGAGTCCGTCGTGGGGGCCGATGTGGCCGCGCACGCCCGCGCCGTGAGCCTACGGGAGAAGGTGCTCTACGTGAGCGCCGAATCCACGGCCTGGGCCACGCAGCTGCGGCTCATGCAGTCCCAGTTGCTGGCGAAGATCAACGCCGCCGTCGGGCAGGGCGTGGTCACCTCGCTGAACATCACCGGTCCCAGCGCGCCGAGCTGGCGCAAGGGGCCGCTGCACGTGCCCGGGCGAGGCCCGCGCGACACCTACGGCTAG
- a CDS encoding DHA2 family efflux MFS transporter permease subunit, protein MTGMADAARAGRTRWISLGTLCIAVLMTGMDNSIVTIALPTLSEEFGGGMSALQWIVDSYTLVFAGLLLATGYLGDRLGRRKVLVAGLLCFVAISVLATRSTSLAQLITARAALGAAAALIFPATLAIISDLFPEKQERTKAIAVWSAAAGASIAIGPVVGGYLVEHFAWSSVFWINVPISLVAIAGCLALVPESFGSERPSFDVFGVLLSISGITLLVWALIEAPNFGWGSGPVVGALAAAVVLLVAFVAYERRHRNPVLDVTLFRSRGFAMGSFAICAGFFCLLGFVFITIMYFQAVLGYGPLETAVRVIPFALAAVAVTPLAALANTERRMRFTIALGLAIMAAGFVVTSRLTESADYLTQILPAMSVIAVGLGLLQGPATTSVMTSVPSGEAGAGSAVNDTTREVGGALGVAILGSVVAHLYSARVVEDVARLPLAPGVRAEAESSVIGGIRAVGAAPPELRPVLGHTVQQAFVSAMQSANLVAAGVGVLACLVVAVFLRTRPPARHRRTAEGQRISVHELLARGSEPVTAPITLPGGAARRPAPPVRTATPPRTRRPGTAESPAGRTPAASAVRGPGAPPLRE, encoded by the coding sequence ATGACCGGTATGGCCGACGCGGCGCGGGCGGGCCGCACCCGATGGATCTCCCTGGGGACCCTGTGCATCGCCGTGCTGATGACCGGCATGGACAACAGCATCGTCACCATCGCGCTGCCCACGCTGAGCGAGGAGTTCGGCGGGGGCATGAGTGCGCTCCAGTGGATCGTCGACTCGTACACGCTGGTCTTCGCCGGGCTGCTGCTCGCGACGGGCTACCTCGGTGACCGGCTCGGCCGCCGGAAGGTGCTCGTCGCCGGCCTGCTGTGCTTCGTCGCGATCTCGGTACTGGCCACGCGGTCGACGTCGCTCGCACAGCTCATCACGGCGCGGGCGGCGCTGGGCGCCGCGGCGGCGTTGATCTTCCCCGCCACGCTCGCCATCATCTCGGACCTGTTCCCCGAGAAGCAGGAGCGGACGAAGGCCATCGCCGTGTGGTCCGCCGCGGCCGGCGCGTCGATCGCCATCGGTCCCGTGGTCGGTGGCTACCTCGTGGAGCACTTCGCCTGGTCGTCGGTGTTCTGGATCAACGTGCCCATCTCGCTCGTCGCGATCGCCGGCTGCCTCGCGCTGGTGCCCGAGTCGTTCGGTTCCGAGCGACCGTCCTTCGACGTGTTCGGCGTCCTGCTCTCGATCTCGGGGATCACGCTGCTCGTGTGGGCCCTCATCGAGGCGCCGAACTTCGGCTGGGGGAGCGGGCCCGTGGTCGGCGCCCTGGCCGCGGCCGTGGTCCTGCTGGTGGCCTTCGTGGCGTACGAGCGGCGGCACCGCAACCCCGTGCTCGACGTGACGCTGTTCCGCTCCCGCGGCTTCGCGATGGGTTCCTTCGCGATCTGCGCCGGCTTCTTCTGCCTCCTCGGCTTCGTCTTCATCACGATCATGTACTTCCAGGCGGTGCTGGGGTACGGGCCGCTGGAGACCGCGGTGCGGGTGATCCCGTTCGCGCTCGCGGCCGTGGCGGTCACGCCGCTCGCGGCTCTGGCGAACACCGAGCGGCGGATGCGGTTCACCATCGCGCTCGGCCTCGCCATCATGGCGGCGGGGTTCGTGGTGACCTCCCGGCTCACCGAATCGGCCGACTACCTCACCCAGATCCTGCCGGCGATGTCGGTCATCGCCGTCGGTCTCGGCCTGCTGCAGGGCCCCGCGACCACGTCGGTGATGACGTCGGTCCCGTCGGGCGAGGCCGGCGCGGGGTCCGCGGTCAACGACACGACCCGCGAGGTGGGCGGCGCGCTCGGCGTCGCGATCCTGGGTTCGGTGGTCGCGCACCTGTACTCCGCGCGGGTCGTGGAGGACGTCGCGCGGCTGCCGCTGGCGCCGGGCGTGCGAGCGGAGGCCGAGTCGTCGGTCATCGGCGGCATCCGGGCGGTCGGGGCGGCGCCGCCGGAGCTGCGGCCCGTGCTCGGGCACACCGTGCAGCAGGCCTTCGTCTCCGCGATGCAGTCGGCCAACCTCGTCGCGGCCGGGGTGGGCGTGCTCGCCTGCCTCGTGGTCGCCGTCTTCCTGCGGACCCGGCCGCCGGCGCGGCACCGTCGGACCGCGGAGGGGCAGCGGATCAGCGTCCACGAGCTGTTGGCCCGGGGATCCGAGCCCGTGACCGCGCCGATCACGCTGCCGGGCGGGGCCGCCCGGCGACCAGCCCCACCAGTCCGCACAGCCACGCCGCCGCGTACCCGGCGGCCAGGGACAGCGGAATCACCGGCTGGCCGTACTCCCGCAGCATCAGCGGTACGAGGACCGGGAGCGCCGCCGCTGCGAGAGTGA
- the recF gene encoding DNA replication/repair protein RecF (All proteins in this family for which functions are known are DNA-binding proteins that assist the filamentation of RecA onto DNA for the initiation of recombination or recombinational repair.), which translates to MYVRRLTLHDFRSWDDVTVDLEPGVSVFVGRNGFGKTNLVEALNYLATLGSHRVATDQPLIRVGEESASVSATVHNAGRELTAEIDIVAGRANKARINTAPCRRPRELLGILQSVLFAPEDLALVRGEPGGRRRFLDDLAILRTPRIAAEKADYDRVLKQRTALLKTAYAAARRGGADAESMLSTLDVWDAQLARFGAEVLAARLEVVASLAPHLTVAYASLAPHSRAATVGYTSGLFEGFDGDPAAASVAELEQAMLTGLAAARQREIERGVCLVGPHRDDLDLRLGNEPAKGFASHGESWSYALALRLASLELLRSGGAEPVLLLDDVFAELDAKRRTALAEVAAGTEQVIVTAAVPEDLPPALRSATFQVTVEGPPDARVSRLAAAESSAEPGATPAE; encoded by the coding sequence TTGTACGTCCGCCGGCTCACCCTGCACGACTTCCGGTCCTGGGACGACGTCACCGTCGACCTGGAACCGGGCGTCAGCGTCTTCGTGGGCCGCAACGGCTTCGGCAAGACGAACCTCGTCGAGGCCCTGAATTACCTGGCGACGCTGGGCTCGCACCGGGTGGCCACGGATCAGCCGCTGATCCGGGTCGGCGAGGAGAGCGCCTCGGTCTCGGCGACGGTTCACAACGCCGGGCGCGAGTTGACCGCGGAGATCGACATCGTCGCCGGGCGCGCGAACAAGGCCCGGATCAACACCGCGCCGTGCCGCCGGCCCCGGGAGCTGCTCGGCATCCTGCAATCCGTGCTCTTCGCACCGGAGGACCTGGCCCTGGTCCGAGGTGAGCCCGGCGGTCGACGGCGGTTCCTCGACGACCTGGCGATCCTCCGCACGCCCCGCATCGCCGCGGAGAAGGCCGATTACGACCGGGTGCTCAAGCAGCGCACCGCGCTGCTCAAGACCGCCTACGCGGCCGCCCGCCGGGGCGGGGCCGACGCGGAGTCCATGCTCTCGACGCTGGACGTGTGGGACGCGCAGCTCGCCCGGTTCGGGGCGGAGGTGCTCGCGGCGCGGCTCGAAGTGGTCGCCTCGCTCGCGCCGCACCTCACTGTGGCCTACGCCTCACTCGCGCCGCACTCCCGCGCCGCGACGGTCGGGTACACCAGCGGCCTGTTCGAGGGTTTCGACGGTGATCCGGCCGCCGCGTCCGTGGCCGAGCTGGAGCAGGCGATGCTCACCGGCCTGGCCGCCGCGCGACAGCGGGAGATCGAGCGCGGCGTCTGCCTCGTCGGCCCGCACCGGGACGACCTCGACCTCCGGCTGGGCAACGAGCCGGCCAAGGGATTCGCCTCGCACGGCGAATCCTGGTCGTACGCACTGGCACTGCGGCTCGCTTCGCTCGAACTGTTGCGGTCCGGGGGCGCCGAGCCGGTGCTGCTCCTCGACGACGTCTTCGCCGAACTGGACGCCAAGCGGCGGACGGCGCTGGCGGAGGTCGCCGCCGGCACGGAGCAGGTGATCGTGACCGCCGCCGTCCCCGAGGACCTGCCCCCGGCACTGCGGTCCGCGACGTTCCAGGTCACCGTCGAGGGCCCGCCCGACGCCCGCGTCTCCCGCCTCGCGGCCGCGGAGTCCTCGGCGGAGCCGGGGGCGACTCCGGCGGAGTAG
- a CDS encoding nuclear transport factor 2 family protein, with the protein MDHAEIEDYLSRYAATLSRFDAEGGAALWAEPGMIVDDRFSGVLEDRASMARGLERSYPLYRALGLASVRHELLDVTPLTGAVVLLHVRWRFLDDDGAELTDSTAYYIVRRDEDGPHACVCVQVDDAAKLQELAAARGIDLADFLPDAPPA; encoded by the coding sequence ATGGATCACGCCGAGATCGAGGACTACCTCAGCCGGTACGCGGCGACGCTGTCGCGATTCGATGCCGAGGGCGGCGCGGCGCTCTGGGCCGAGCCCGGCATGATCGTCGACGATCGCTTCTCCGGGGTCCTCGAGGACCGCGCGTCGATGGCCCGCGGCCTGGAGCGGTCGTACCCGCTGTACCGGGCGCTGGGCCTCGCCTCGGTGCGCCACGAGCTCCTGGACGTGACCCCGCTGACCGGGGCCGTCGTACTGCTCCACGTCCGCTGGCGCTTCCTCGACGACGACGGCGCGGAACTCACGGACAGCACGGCGTACTACATCGTGCGCCGGGACGAGGACGGCCCGCACGCGTGCGTCTGCGTCCAGGTCGACGACGCCGCGAAGCTGCAGGAACTGGCCGCCGCGCGCGGTATCGACCTCGCCGACTTCCTGCCGGACGCGCCGCCCGCCTAG
- the gyrA gene encoding DNA gyrase subunit A, translating into MTDTTPPAETGGHDRIEPVDIQQEMQRSYIDYAMSVIVGRALPEVRDGMKPVQRRILFASYDNGYRPDRSYVKSAKPVADTMGNYHPHGDSAIYDALVRLAQPWSMRYPLIDGQGNFGSPGNDPAAAMRYTEARLTPLAMEMLRDIDEETVDFVPNYDGKSQEPTVLPARVPNLLMNGSGGIAVGMATNIPPHNLRELADAIFWCLDNFDADSEATLEACMERIKGPDFPTYGLIVGSQGIKDAYSTGRGSIRMRGVVSVEEDSKGATELVITELPYQVNPDNLVLSIAEQVRDGKIAGISKIEDQSSDRVGMRIVVRLKRDAVAKVVLNNLYKHSQLQTSFGANMLSIVDGVPRTLRLDQMIRYYVTHQLDVIVRRTRFRLRKAEERAHILRGLVKALDALDEVIALIRRSETTEIARAGLIELLDVDELQANAILDMQLRRLAALERQKIIDQLAEIELEIADLKDILERPERQRAIVRDELGEIVEKFGDDRRTKIIAADGDVTDEDLIAREDVVVTITETGYAKRTKTDLYRSQKRGGKGVKGADLKQDDIVAHFFVCSTHDWILFFTTKGRVYRAKAYELPEQSRTARGQHVANLLAFQPEERIAQVIQIKAYDDAPYLILATKNGLVKKSKLEDFDSNRSGGIVAINLRDEDELVGAVLASSEDDLLLVSKNAQSIRFHATDDALRPMGRATSGVQGMRFNGDDQLLALNVVQPDTYLLVATSGGYAKRTPMDDYPVQGRGGKGVLTIQFDPKRGDLVGALIVDDETELYAITSGGGVIRTAARQVRKAGRQTKGVRLMNLAEGTSLLAIARNADESDEPEQADGEA; encoded by the coding sequence ATGACTGACACCACCCCGCCCGCCGAGACCGGCGGCCACGACCGCATCGAACCGGTCGACATCCAGCAGGAGATGCAGCGCAGTTACATCGATTACGCCATGAGCGTGATCGTGGGCCGCGCGCTGCCCGAGGTACGCGACGGCATGAAGCCGGTGCAACGCCGAATCCTGTTCGCCTCGTACGACAACGGCTACCGCCCGGACCGCAGCTACGTGAAGTCGGCGAAGCCCGTCGCCGACACCATGGGCAACTACCACCCGCACGGCGACAGCGCGATCTACGACGCCCTCGTGCGTCTCGCGCAGCCCTGGTCGATGCGCTACCCGCTCATCGACGGCCAGGGCAACTTCGGCTCGCCGGGTAACGACCCCGCCGCCGCCATGCGCTACACCGAGGCGCGCCTGACGCCGCTCGCGATGGAGATGCTGCGCGACATCGACGAGGAGACCGTCGATTTCGTGCCGAACTACGACGGCAAGTCGCAGGAGCCCACGGTGCTCCCGGCGCGCGTGCCGAACCTGCTGATGAACGGCTCCGGCGGCATCGCCGTCGGCATGGCGACCAACATCCCGCCGCACAACCTGCGCGAGCTCGCGGACGCGATCTTCTGGTGCCTCGACAACTTCGACGCCGACTCCGAGGCGACGCTCGAGGCGTGCATGGAGCGGATCAAGGGCCCGGACTTCCCGACGTACGGCCTCATCGTGGGCAGCCAGGGCATCAAGGACGCCTACTCCACGGGCCGCGGCTCCATCCGCATGCGCGGCGTGGTCTCCGTGGAGGAGGACTCCAAGGGCGCAACGGAACTCGTCATCACCGAGCTGCCCTACCAGGTGAACCCGGACAACCTCGTGCTGTCCATCGCCGAACAGGTGCGCGACGGCAAGATCGCCGGCATCAGCAAGATCGAGGACCAGTCCTCCGACCGCGTCGGCATGCGGATCGTGGTGCGGCTCAAGCGCGACGCCGTCGCCAAGGTGGTGCTCAACAACCTCTACAAGCACAGCCAGCTGCAGACCAGTTTCGGCGCGAACATGCTGTCCATCGTCGACGGGGTGCCGCGCACCCTGCGCCTGGACCAGATGATCCGCTACTACGTGACGCACCAGTTGGACGTCATCGTGCGGCGCACCCGGTTCCGGCTGCGCAAGGCCGAGGAGCGGGCCCACATCCTGCGCGGCCTGGTCAAGGCGCTCGACGCGCTCGACGAGGTCATCGCCCTCATCCGGCGGTCCGAGACCACCGAGATCGCCCGTGCCGGCCTGATCGAGCTCCTCGACGTGGACGAGTTGCAGGCCAACGCGATCCTCGACATGCAGCTGCGCCGCCTCGCGGCCCTCGAGCGGCAGAAGATCATCGACCAGTTGGCCGAGATCGAGCTCGAGATCGCCGACCTCAAGGACATCCTCGAACGGCCGGAGCGCCAGCGCGCCATCGTCCGCGACGAGCTCGGCGAGATCGTCGAGAAGTTCGGCGACGACCGCCGCACCAAGATCATCGCGGCCGACGGCGACGTGACGGACGAGGACCTGATCGCCCGCGAGGACGTGGTCGTCACCATCACGGAGACCGGCTACGCCAAGCGCACCAAGACCGACCTGTACCGCAGCCAGAAGCGCGGCGGCAAGGGCGTCAAGGGCGCGGACCTCAAGCAGGACGACATCGTGGCGCACTTCTTCGTGTGCTCCACCCACGACTGGATCCTGTTCTTCACCACCAAGGGCCGCGTCTACCGGGCCAAGGCGTACGAGCTGCCCGAGCAGAGCCGCACCGCCCGCGGCCAGCACGTCGCGAACCTCCTGGCCTTCCAGCCGGAGGAGCGCATCGCCCAGGTCATCCAGATCAAGGCCTACGACGACGCGCCCTACCTCATCCTGGCCACCAAGAACGGCCTCGTGAAGAAGTCGAAGCTCGAGGACTTCGACTCGAACCGCAGCGGCGGCATCGTCGCCATCAACCTGCGCGACGAGGACGAGCTGGTGGGCGCGGTGCTCGCCTCCTCCGAGGACGACCTGCTGCTGGTCAGCAAGAACGCGCAGTCGATCCGCTTCCACGCGACCGACGACGCGCTGCGCCCCATGGGCCGGGCGACCTCCGGTGTGCAGGGCATGCGGTTCAACGGTGACGATCAGCTGCTGGCGCTCAACGTGGTTCAGCCCGACACCTACCTGCTCGTCGCGACCTCGGGCGGTTACGCCAAGCGGACGCCGATGGACGACTACCCTGTCCAGGGGCGTGGCGGCAAGGGCGTGCTGACGATCCAGTTCGACCCCAAGCGCGGCGACCTGGTGGGTGCGCTCATCGTCGACGACGAGACCGAGCTGTACGCCATCACGTCGGGCGGCGGTGTGATTCGCACCGCGGCGCGGCAGGTCCGCAAGGCGGGCCGCCAGACCAAGGGCGTCCGGCTGATGAACCTGGCCGAAGGCACTAGTCTTTTGGCCATCGCCCGCAACGCCGACGAGAGCGACGAACCCGAGCAGGCGGACGGCGAGGCATAA
- a CDS encoding glycosyltransferase yields the protein MRIAIACMGSRGDISPLLAVARVLADRGDDVTIGCTVESQGHVAAHGFEPHILTTLNLKEFLQSPVGQEKFFGASTTTQLREVGKLADSHADEFDTRLAALCQDADCVISTRIIEERAALVTHRAGVPLVMVEYFPGDVHSTVPNPLLGPRLQDVTARIPVLLPLTYRIFNIGWALSIFSKTVELAKRVDYPRRVIDPRSVLRGRDILRVEAFGRALVPPRSRQDPRHPRIGFIRIEGRPADRAELDAMIEAWIEQDDRPIVYVGFGSMPVVDFDGVVSGLAEILAGEGMRVLAVPGWSARSRDEDVNTPDLVIVPDVDHDTVFPRCAALVHHGGAGTTAIAAASGRPSLVCSQAFDQHFWGRRIEAVEAGAILPRRRMTARTIADGVLALVRDERVVDGARRTGTAAAADLGGRDEFLAAFDAFLAEVDGARAAADGR from the coding sequence GTGCGCATCGCCATCGCATGCATGGGCTCGCGCGGCGACATCAGCCCGCTTCTGGCCGTCGCTCGCGTCCTCGCCGACCGCGGGGACGACGTCACGATCGGCTGCACGGTCGAATCGCAGGGGCACGTCGCCGCACACGGCTTCGAGCCGCACATCCTGACCACGCTGAACCTCAAGGAGTTTCTGCAATCGCCCGTCGGCCAGGAGAAGTTCTTCGGCGCCAGCACCACGACGCAGCTGCGCGAGGTCGGCAAGCTCGCGGACTCCCACGCCGACGAGTTCGACACGCGCCTCGCCGCGCTGTGCCAGGACGCCGATTGCGTCATCAGCACCCGCATCATCGAGGAGCGCGCCGCCCTGGTCACGCACCGCGCGGGGGTGCCGCTCGTCATGGTCGAGTACTTCCCGGGTGACGTGCACAGCACGGTGCCCAACCCGCTCCTGGGTCCGCGTCTGCAGGACGTGACGGCGCGGATCCCGGTGCTGCTGCCGCTGACCTACCGGATCTTCAACATCGGCTGGGCGCTGAGCATCTTCAGCAAGACGGTCGAGCTCGCCAAGCGCGTCGACTACCCGCGGCGCGTCATCGATCCCCGGTCAGTGCTGCGCGGCCGCGACATCCTGCGGGTCGAGGCCTTCGGTCGCGCGCTGGTGCCGCCACGGTCCCGGCAGGATCCGCGGCACCCCCGTATCGGGTTCATCCGCATCGAGGGCAGGCCGGCGGACCGCGCGGAGCTCGACGCGATGATCGAGGCGTGGATCGAGCAGGACGACCGCCCCATCGTCTACGTGGGCTTCGGCAGCATGCCGGTCGTCGATTTCGACGGTGTCGTCTCCGGCCTCGCCGAGATCCTGGCGGGTGAGGGGATGCGGGTGCTCGCCGTGCCGGGCTGGTCCGCCCGCAGCCGCGACGAGGACGTGAACACCCCCGACCTGGTGATCGTGCCGGACGTCGACCACGACACGGTGTTCCCCCGGTGCGCCGCGCTCGTGCACCACGGCGGCGCCGGCACGACGGCCATCGCGGCCGCCTCGGGCCGCCCGTCGCTGGTGTGCAGCCAGGCCTTCGATCAGCACTTCTGGGGCCGCCGGATCGAGGCCGTCGAGGCCGGCGCCATCCTGCCGCGCCGGCGCATGACCGCGCGCACCATCGCCGACGGGGTGCTCGCGCTGGTGCGCGACGAGCGCGTGGTCGACGGTGCCCGCCGCACCGGGACCGCGGCCGCGGCGGACCTGGGCGGGCGCGACGAATTCCTAGCGGCCTTCGACGCCTTCCTCGCCGAGGTCGACGGCGCGCGCGCCGCGGCCGACGGCCGCTGA
- the gyrB gene encoding DNA topoisomerase (ATP-hydrolyzing) subunit B: MAADNNGKNGSSSYGADSIKQLEGLEAVRKRPGMYIGTTGPRGLHHMIWEVVDNSVDEAMAGHATRVDVKLLADGGVEVIDDGRGIPVAMHAKGIPTVQLVLTSLHAGGKFDSDAYAVSGGLHGVGISVVNALSSKVEVEIDVDGYHWQQNFHWDDKKRDSVAEDLIKGEPTERTGTTVRFWADPKVFTETTHYDFETVSRRLQEMAFLNKGLTITLTDERPVAVEVPDEDTTEEAPSAAEDDVAAALAEVAPKKRERIFHYPDGLVDYVKHINARTSKSPIHGSIISFEGKEKGHEIEIAMQWNSGYSESVHTFANTINTHEGGTHEEGFRTALTGVVKAYAKDKKLVKEKDGELSGDDIREGLAAVISVKVAEPQFEGQTKTKLGNTEVKSFVQKVCREQLQFWFDSNPADAKTIVQKAAASAQARLAARKARELVRRKSATDIGGLPGKLADCRSNDPDKCEVYIVEGDSAGGSAKSGRDSMYQAILPIRGKIINVEKARIDKVLKNAEVQSIITAFGTGIHDEFDIAKLRYKKIVLMADADVDGQHISTLLLTLLFRFMRPLVEHGHVYLAQPPLYKLKWQKGADPEFAYSDRERDALLEEGLKNGKKINKDDGIQRYKGLGEMNAKELWETTMDPSVRVLKQVTLDDAAAADELFSILMGEDVVARRSFIARNAKDVRFLDV; this comes from the coding sequence GTGGCGGCTGACAACAACGGGAAGAACGGCTCCAGCTCGTACGGCGCCGATTCCATCAAGCAGCTCGAGGGCCTGGAGGCGGTGCGCAAGCGCCCCGGCATGTACATCGGTACCACCGGACCCCGCGGCCTGCACCACATGATCTGGGAGGTCGTCGACAACTCCGTCGACGAGGCGATGGCCGGCCACGCCACCCGCGTGGACGTCAAACTCCTCGCGGACGGCGGCGTCGAGGTGATCGACGACGGCCGCGGCATCCCCGTCGCGATGCACGCCAAGGGCATCCCCACCGTGCAGCTGGTGCTGACCTCGCTGCACGCCGGCGGCAAGTTCGACTCCGACGCCTACGCCGTCTCCGGCGGCCTCCACGGCGTCGGCATCTCCGTGGTCAACGCGCTCTCCAGCAAGGTCGAGGTCGAGATCGACGTCGACGGCTACCACTGGCAGCAGAACTTCCACTGGGACGACAAGAAGCGCGACTCCGTCGCCGAGGATCTGATCAAGGGCGAGCCGACGGAGCGCACCGGCACCACCGTGCGTTTCTGGGCCGACCCGAAGGTGTTCACCGAGACCACGCACTACGACTTCGAGACGGTCTCGCGCCGCCTGCAGGAGATGGCCTTCCTCAACAAGGGCCTGACCATCACCCTCACCGACGAGCGCCCCGTCGCCGTCGAGGTGCCCGACGAGGACACCACGGAGGAGGCCCCGTCGGCGGCCGAGGACGATGTGGCCGCGGCGCTGGCCGAGGTCGCTCCCAAGAAGCGCGAGCGCATCTTCCACTACCCGGACGGCCTCGTCGACTACGTCAAGCACATCAACGCGCGGACGTCGAAGTCGCCGATCCACGGCTCGATCATCTCCTTCGAGGGCAAGGAGAAGGGACACGAGATCGAGATCGCGATGCAGTGGAACTCCGGCTACTCGGAGTCCGTGCACACCTTCGCCAACACCATCAACACGCACGAGGGCGGCACCCACGAGGAGGGCTTCCGCACCGCGCTGACCGGCGTGGTCAAGGCCTACGCCAAGGACAAGAAGCTGGTCAAGGAGAAGGACGGCGAGCTCTCGGGTGACGACATCCGTGAGGGCCTCGCCGCGGTCATCTCCGTCAAGGTCGCCGAGCCGCAGTTCGAGGGCCAGACCAAGACCAAGCTGGGCAACACCGAGGTCAAGAGCTTCGTGCAGAAGGTCTGCCGCGAGCAGCTGCAGTTCTGGTTCGACTCGAATCCCGCGGACGCGAAGACCATCGTGCAGAAGGCCGCCGCCTCGGCGCAGGCCCGCCTCGCCGCCCGCAAGGCGCGGGAGTTGGTGCGCCGCAAGAGCGCCACCGACATCGGCGGCCTCCCCGGCAAGCTCGCCGACTGCCGCAGCAACGACCCCGACAAGTGCGAGGTCTACATCGTGGAGGGCGACTCCGCCGGCGGCTCCGCGAAGAGCGGACGCGACTCGATGTACCAGGCGATCCTGCCGATCCGCGGCAAGATCATCAACGTCGAGAAGGCGCGCATCGACAAGGTGCTCAAGAACGCCGAGGTCCAGTCGATCATCACGGCCTTCGGTACGGGCATCCACGACGAGTTCGACATCGCCAAACTGCGCTACAAGAAGATCGTCCTCATGGCCGACGCCGACGTGGACGGTCAGCACATCTCGACGCTGCTGCTCACGCTGCTGTTCCGCTTCATGCGGCCGCTGGTCGAGCACGGCCACGTCTACCTCGCGCAGCCGCCGCTCTACAAGCTCAAGTGGCAGAAGGGCGCCGACCCCGAGTTCGCCTACAGCGACCGCGAGCGCGACGCCCTCCTCGAGGAGGGCCTCAAGAACGGCAAGAAGATCAACAAGGACGACGGCATCCAGCGCTACAAGGGCCTCGGCGAGATGAACGCCAAGGAGCTGTGGGAGACCACGATGGACCCGTCGGTCCGCGTGCTCAAGCAGGTCACGCTCGACGATGCCGCCGCCGCCGACGAGCTCTTCTCCATCCTCATGGGCGAGGACGTGGTGGCGCGCCGCTCGTTCATCGCGCGCAACGCCAAGGACGTGCGGTTCCTCGACGTGTGA